TAATATTAATAACATGGCAGTTACCCTTTTTTGCTGCAATCTCTAAAGCCGATAAGGTAGCTTCGTCCAACACCGGTAACCAGCTAACTACCGTATGACTTTTACCTAGAGATAAAGCCTGTAAAGTTAGGTCCTTAATAGAGCCTTCATTGGTTGCTGTTAGAAATAAAACCTGTTTGTTATTAATGTATGCATCCTGTAGCCACTTCAAGGTAAGCTTGTGGTACTGCTTTGAGCAGACAACCGTTAGCCAGCGCTGCTTTTCATGATGACTTAGCTGGGCCAACATAGGTGGAATAAACGATGTCAGTGGTACGCGAGCAGAAGATAAAATAATTTCTGTAATATGAGTAAAGCCGCTGTGACTCGTTGATAGAGGAAAGTGAGGTGGCT
This genomic interval from Spartinivicinus ruber contains the following:
- a CDS encoding SulA-like leucine-rich domain-containing protein: MEYSGNENDSKPNCSTPSQPPHFPLSTSHSGFTHITEIILSSARVPLTSFIPPMLAQLSHHEKQRWLTVVCSKQYHKLTLKWLQDAYINNKQVLFLTATNEGSIKDLTLQALSLGKSHTVVSWLPVLDEATLSALEIAAKKGNCHVINIRQR